The Heliangelus exortis chromosome 10, bHelExo1.hap1, whole genome shotgun sequence genome includes a window with the following:
- the SH3TC1 gene encoding SH3 domain and tetratricopeptide repeat-containing protein 1 isoform X3: MDTLQDQMECSQRENCTNVSLRNLPCQAENFPTDISLKLMMVRRKSGCPDPRLQRQLRGQLRLLENDSRDVMAVFSELSARLLSIHSDQDLIVVTFKTSEEIWKFLTYYSLGFINHCMENLLLDQSFWLCSQEEEETGIEVCINEEPLHLMYRRLLVQEGAFFVLCPDNLIRKRMATDNEINTYFETGAFTEDKTGGSVDGDTTVLSNTSLKPLIPFHQWFLKGYSNPIDFTCKAESKLVREVAIGSCLAVMNYESILLEEMNFQEGDEIEILGYFIECMEWFLGRHPVTGQIGFVKTSHVKLDVPKNKPQDLNFLEADELSFFSNEKNLEEVIHLLKETSITDVCSVYRVEKLEEAEFQQAHESEIPCSHESVGSTNKNGKIEEFLKNFKTLEATQAEEPATEGKDSVSSPNTEIFPSPEGPSFPVCQDDEQASDILESLLPYLNRKEYDGNFRTLYDFSYSFINGMFYGFSEEEELVRFFRLAREAAKKAGMSWALARLCFLLGRLSVKKLKFSQARVYFEEALGAVAGGFSDLYFVIAIYTNLTGIYLTQKNKEKCTYILDKATSLLMGIPNYICSVDLESDILKYALKRSILKQNKYAEARACFLLTKHYSARRQHEEALPFLERFQLLLNDLDLQNNFSNNCYFKLAQLYNDKCLPHIVLSCIKVTSSQSSSTLMDSLKRIDLVTKNAPKLYGLRKLRQILPSQIAPYLIQALSSVFTNEQQGLCSTIYLSLANLYSHHKQYGKAIVYMMKALDSDVSGKPEETINYLISLAWLYILYRQYDVALAILNAVVDSSWSSPQQLGIAYNMLAITLKRTNNTKEAAESYYKALCLSEETNMTQNQAIALANFGALCLYSAASKLAEHYYIRAVKLFSKLPSQLQAIKLLCQFYSTVVPNEAQCVVYNEYQLSLARKMSNKVLEGQILETISQLYLSLGTERAYRSALECTKRSLGIFIDLQKKEREAYAWLQAGKIYYVLRQNELVDLYIQVAQDAALHTGDPNIGMELFEAAGDIFFNGTWEKEKAVTFYRDRALPLAVETGNKTTELRLCNKLVGLLVTLKAYKESLEYAQASLMLSVSLGNQLNERIAYHRLAAIHHHLGHCELAEHFYLKALSLCSSPLEFEEETLYYVKVYLILGDIIFYDLKDPFDAAGYYHLALAAAMDLGNKKAQLKIYTRLAVIYHNFLVDREMSLFFYQRARTFATELNVRRINLAPDQYYKSS; the protein is encoded by the exons ATGGACACATTGCAAGATCAAATGG AGTGTTCTCAAAGAGAAAACTGCACAAATGTCAGTTTAAGAAACCTTCCCTGTCAAGCAGAGAATTTTCCAACTG ATATCTCCTTGAAGTTAATGATGGTAAGAAGGAAGAGTGGATGCCCTGATCCCAGACTCCAAAGACAGCTCAGAGGGCAGCTCCGTCTTCTGGAAAATGACAGCAGGGATGTGATGGCTGTTTTCAGT GAGCTATCTGCCAGACTGCTGTCTATTCATAGTGACCAAGATCTAATAGTGGTGACATTTAAAACTTCTGAAGAAATATGGAAGTTTCTAACCTACTACTCACTGG gtttTATAAATCATTGCATGGAGAATTTGCTTCTAGATCAATCTTTCTGGCTGTGTTCtcaagaggaggaagaaacagGTATTGAAGTCTGCATAAATGAAGAACCATTACATTTGATGTACAGAAGACTGCTAGTACAGGAAG gagcgttttttgttttatgtccTGACAATCTGATAAGAAAGAGAATGGCTACAGACAATGAAATAAACACTTATTTTGAGACTGGGGCTTTTACTGAAGATAAAACAGGTGGATCTGTGGACGGTGACACCACTGTGCTGTCTAATACTTCTCTGAAGCCTTTGATTCCTTTTCATCA ATGGTTTCTTAAAGGGTATTCTAACCCCATTGACTTCACATGCAAAGCTGAATCTAAATTGGTCAGAGAAGTTG CAATAGGATCTTGCCTAGCTGTGATGAATTATGAAAGTATTTTGTTGGAAGAGATGAATTTCCAGGAAGGGGATGAAATTGAGATCCTTGGCTACTTCATTGAATGCATGGAATGGTTTCTTGGAAGACATCCTGTTACTGGCCAAATAGGCTTTGTAAAGACAAGTCATGTTAAACTGGATGTTCCTAAAAATAA ACCACAAGACCTGAATTTTCTTGAAGCAGATGAgttatctttcttttcaaatgaaaaaaatttggaagaaGTGATACACTTGTTGAAAGAAACCTCCATCACAGATGTTTGTTCTGTGTATCGAGTAG aaaaattagaAGAAGCAGAATTTCAGCAAGCTCATGAAAGTG AAATTCCATGTTCACATGAGAGTGTAGGATCCACTAACAAGAATGGCAAGATAGAAGAATTCCTAAAGAACTTCAAGACTTTGGAGGCTACCCAGGCAGAAGAGCCAGCTACTGAAGGAAAAGATTCTGTTAGCTCTCCAAATACAGAAATCTTTCCTTCACCTGAAGGACCTTCCTTCCCTGTATGTCAAGATGATGAGCAAGCCTCTGACATTTTGGAATCATTGTTACCCTACTTAAATAGGAAAGAGTATGATGGAAACTTCAGAACCCTGTATGATTTCTCTTACTCATTTATCAATGGCATGTTTTATGGGttttcagaagaagaagaacTGGTTAGGTTTTTTAGATTGGCAAgggaagcagcaaagaaagcaggAATGTCCTGGGCACTAGCAAGGCTCTGCTTTCTCTTAGGCAGGCTCAGTGttaaaaagctgaagttttccCAAGCTCGGGTGTATTTTGAGGAGGCATTGGGAGCAGTAGCTGGAGGGTTTAGTGATTTGTACTTTGTCATTGCTATCTATACAAATCTAACAGGCATCTACTTGAcacagaagaacaaagaaaaatgtacttATATTCTTGACAAGGCTACATCTCTTCTCATGGGAATTCCCAACTATATTTGCAGTGTTGACCTGGAGTCAGATATTTTAAAGTATGCTCTGAAGAGATCGattctgaagcaaaacaaatatgCAGAGGCAAGGGCATGTTTTCTCCTGACAAAACATTACAGTGCACGCAGACAGCATGAAGAGGCACTGCCATTCTTGGAAAGGTTTCAACTGTTGCTTAATGACCTGGATTTACAAAACAACTTTTCAAACAACTGTTACTTCAAGCTAGCACAGTTGTACAATGACAAGTGTTTACCACACATTGTATTAAGTTGCATAAAGGTTACCTCTTCCCAGAGCTCCAGTACATTAATGGATTCTTTGAAAAGGATTGATTTAGTCACCAAAAATGCTCCCAAGCTCTATGGCCTGAGAAAACTCAGGCAAATACTCCCATCCCAAATTGCACCTTATCTCATACAAGCCCTTTCCTCTGTATTTACTAATGAGCAGCAAGGACTATGCAGCACTATCTATCTTAGCTTAGCAAATCTGTACAGCCATCACAAACAGTATGGAAAAGCCATTGTTTACATGATGAAAGCTCTGGACTCTGATGTTTCTGGGAAGCCAGAGGAAACTATTAACTATTTAATCTCCCTTGCTTGGTTATACATTCTTTACAGGCAATATGATGTGGCTTTAGCCATTTTAAATGCTGTTGTAGATTCTTCATGGAGCAGCCCTCAACAACTAGGCATTGCTTACAACATGCTTGCTATCACTTTGAAAagaacaaacaacacaaaagaagctgctgaaagctaCTACAAAGCACTGTGTCTTTCAGAAGAGACCAACATGACCCAAAACCAAGCTATAGCCCTGGCTAATTTTGGGGCACTCTGTCTGTACTCAGCAGCCAGCAAGCTGGCAGAACACTATTACATCAGGGCAGTGAAGCTCTTCTCCAAACTTCCAA GTCAGCTACAAGCAATTAAACTGCTGTGTCAGTTCTACAGTACAGTTGTTCCCAATGAGGCTCAGTGTGTTGTCTACAATGAATATCAACTGTCTTTAGCTAGAAAGATGTCCAACAAGGTTCTGGAGGGACAAATTCTGGAAACCATTAGTCAGCTCTATTTATCCTTAGGAACAGAAAG GGCTTACAGGTCAGCTTTGGAATGTACCAAAAGAAGCCTTGGAATATTTATAGATCTccagaaaaaagagagagaggcaTATGCTTGGCTACAAGCAGGAAAGATTTATTATGTTCTGAGGCAGAATGAGCTTGTGGATCTTTATATTCAG GTTGCTCAGGATGCTGCTCTTCACACAGGTGATCCAAATATAGGAATGGAATTGTTTGAAGCTGCTGGAGACATATTTTTCAATGGTActtgggaaaaggagaaagcagtgaCTTTCTACAgg GACAGGGCTCTTCCACTTGCTGTTGAGACTGgcaacaaaaccacagaactCAGATTATGCAATAAACTGGTGGGATTGCTGGTGACTCTGAAGGCTTATAAGGAAAGTCTGGAATATGCACAAGCATCTCTTATGCTCAGTGTAAGTTTAG GAAATCAGCTAAATGAACGAATAGCTTACCATCGCCTGGCTGCCATACATCATCATTTGGGTCACTGTGAACTAGCTGAACACTTTTATTTAAAGGCCttgtccctctgctcctctcctctggaGTTTGAGGAAGAAACACTGTATTACGTCAAGGTGTACTTGATCTTAGGAGACATCATATTCTATGACCTTAAG GATCCCTTTGATGCAGCAGGCTATTATCATTTGGCACTCGCTGCTGCCATGGATCTGGGCAATAAAAAAGCTCAACTGAAGATTTACACAAGACTTGCAGTCATCTACCATAATTTCCTTGTGGATCGTGAAATGTCTCTCTTCTTCTATCAAAGGGCAAGAACCTTTGCAACTGAGCTGAATGTTAGGAGAATAAATCTTGCTCCTGATCAGTATTACAAGAGTTCATAA
- the SH3TC1 gene encoding SH3 domain and tetratricopeptide repeat-containing protein 1 isoform X5, with product MDTLQDQMECSQRENCTNVSLRNLPCQAENFPTDISLKLMMVRRKSGCPDPRLQRQLRGQLRLLENDSRDVMAVFSELSARLLSIHSDQDLIVVTFKTSEEIWKFLTYYSLGFINHCMENLLLDQSFWLCSQEEEETGIEVCINEEPLHLMYRRLLVQEGAFFVLCPDNLIRKRMATDNEINTYFETGAFTEDKTGGSVDGDTTVLSNTSLKPLIPFHQWFLKGYSNPIDFTCKAESKLVREVAIGSCLAVMNYESILLEEMNFQEGDEIEILGYFIECMEWFLGRHPVTGQIGFVKTSHVKLDVPKNKPQDLNFLEADELSFFSNEKNLEEVIHLLKETSITDVCSVYRVEKLEEAEFQQAHESEIPCSHESVGSTNKNGKIEEFLKNFKTLEATQAEEPATEGKDSVSSPNTEIFPSPEGPSFPSILLGQLQAIKLLCQFYSTVVPNEAQCVVYNEYQLSLARKMSNKVLEGQILETISQLYLSLGTERAYRSALECTKRSLGIFIDLQKKEREAYAWLQAGKIYYVLRQNELVDLYIQVAQDAALHTGDPNIGMELFEAAGDIFFNGTWEKEKAVTFYRDRALPLAVETGNKTTELRLCNKLVGLLVTLKAYKESLEYAQASLMLSVSLGNQLNERIAYHRLAAIHHHLGHCELAEHFYLKALSLCSSPLEFEEETLYYVKVYLILGDIIFYDLKDPFDAAGYYHLALAAAMDLGNKKAQLKIYTRLAVIYHNFLVDREMSLFFYQRARTFATELNVRRINLAPDQYYKSS from the exons ATGGACACATTGCAAGATCAAATGG AGTGTTCTCAAAGAGAAAACTGCACAAATGTCAGTTTAAGAAACCTTCCCTGTCAAGCAGAGAATTTTCCAACTG ATATCTCCTTGAAGTTAATGATGGTAAGAAGGAAGAGTGGATGCCCTGATCCCAGACTCCAAAGACAGCTCAGAGGGCAGCTCCGTCTTCTGGAAAATGACAGCAGGGATGTGATGGCTGTTTTCAGT GAGCTATCTGCCAGACTGCTGTCTATTCATAGTGACCAAGATCTAATAGTGGTGACATTTAAAACTTCTGAAGAAATATGGAAGTTTCTAACCTACTACTCACTGG gtttTATAAATCATTGCATGGAGAATTTGCTTCTAGATCAATCTTTCTGGCTGTGTTCtcaagaggaggaagaaacagGTATTGAAGTCTGCATAAATGAAGAACCATTACATTTGATGTACAGAAGACTGCTAGTACAGGAAG gagcgttttttgttttatgtccTGACAATCTGATAAGAAAGAGAATGGCTACAGACAATGAAATAAACACTTATTTTGAGACTGGGGCTTTTACTGAAGATAAAACAGGTGGATCTGTGGACGGTGACACCACTGTGCTGTCTAATACTTCTCTGAAGCCTTTGATTCCTTTTCATCA ATGGTTTCTTAAAGGGTATTCTAACCCCATTGACTTCACATGCAAAGCTGAATCTAAATTGGTCAGAGAAGTTG CAATAGGATCTTGCCTAGCTGTGATGAATTATGAAAGTATTTTGTTGGAAGAGATGAATTTCCAGGAAGGGGATGAAATTGAGATCCTTGGCTACTTCATTGAATGCATGGAATGGTTTCTTGGAAGACATCCTGTTACTGGCCAAATAGGCTTTGTAAAGACAAGTCATGTTAAACTGGATGTTCCTAAAAATAA ACCACAAGACCTGAATTTTCTTGAAGCAGATGAgttatctttcttttcaaatgaaaaaaatttggaagaaGTGATACACTTGTTGAAAGAAACCTCCATCACAGATGTTTGTTCTGTGTATCGAGTAG aaaaattagaAGAAGCAGAATTTCAGCAAGCTCATGAAAGTG AAATTCCATGTTCACATGAGAGTGTAGGATCCACTAACAAGAATGGCAAGATAGAAGAATTCCTAAAGAACTTCAAGACTTTGGAGGCTACCCAGGCAGAAGAGCCAGCTACTGAAGGAAAAGATTCTGTTAGCTCTCCAAATACAGAAATCTTTCCTTCACCTGAAGGACCTTCCTTCCCT TCTATTCTCCTAGGTCAGCTACAAGCAATTAAACTGCTGTGTCAGTTCTACAGTACAGTTGTTCCCAATGAGGCTCAGTGTGTTGTCTACAATGAATATCAACTGTCTTTAGCTAGAAAGATGTCCAACAAGGTTCTGGAGGGACAAATTCTGGAAACCATTAGTCAGCTCTATTTATCCTTAGGAACAGAAAG GGCTTACAGGTCAGCTTTGGAATGTACCAAAAGAAGCCTTGGAATATTTATAGATCTccagaaaaaagagagagaggcaTATGCTTGGCTACAAGCAGGAAAGATTTATTATGTTCTGAGGCAGAATGAGCTTGTGGATCTTTATATTCAG GTTGCTCAGGATGCTGCTCTTCACACAGGTGATCCAAATATAGGAATGGAATTGTTTGAAGCTGCTGGAGACATATTTTTCAATGGTActtgggaaaaggagaaagcagtgaCTTTCTACAgg GACAGGGCTCTTCCACTTGCTGTTGAGACTGgcaacaaaaccacagaactCAGATTATGCAATAAACTGGTGGGATTGCTGGTGACTCTGAAGGCTTATAAGGAAAGTCTGGAATATGCACAAGCATCTCTTATGCTCAGTGTAAGTTTAG GAAATCAGCTAAATGAACGAATAGCTTACCATCGCCTGGCTGCCATACATCATCATTTGGGTCACTGTGAACTAGCTGAACACTTTTATTTAAAGGCCttgtccctctgctcctctcctctggaGTTTGAGGAAGAAACACTGTATTACGTCAAGGTGTACTTGATCTTAGGAGACATCATATTCTATGACCTTAAG GATCCCTTTGATGCAGCAGGCTATTATCATTTGGCACTCGCTGCTGCCATGGATCTGGGCAATAAAAAAGCTCAACTGAAGATTTACACAAGACTTGCAGTCATCTACCATAATTTCCTTGTGGATCGTGAAATGTCTCTCTTCTTCTATCAAAGGGCAAGAACCTTTGCAACTGAGCTGAATGTTAGGAGAATAAATCTTGCTCCTGATCAGTATTACAAGAGTTCATAA
- the SH3TC1 gene encoding SH3 domain and tetratricopeptide repeat-containing protein 1 isoform X2: MDTLQDQMECSQRENCTNVSLRNLPCQAENFPTDISLKLMMVRRKSGCPDPRLQRQLRGQLRLLENDSRDVMAVFSELSARLLSIHSDQDLIVVTFKTSEEIWKFLTYYSLGFINHCMENLLLDQSFWLCSQEEEETGIEVCINEEPLHLMYRRLLVQEGAFFVLCPDNLIRKRMATDNEINTYFETGAFTEDKTGGSVDGDTTVLSNTSLKPLIPFHQWFLKGYSNPIDFTCKAESKLVREVAIGSCLAVMNYESILLEEMNFQEGDEIEILGYFIECMEWFLGRHPVTGQIGFVKTSHVKLDVPKNKPQDLNFLEADELSFFSNEKNLEEVIHLLKETSITDVCSVYRVEKLEEAEFQQAHEKIPCSHESVGSTNKNGKIEEFLKNFKTLEATQAEEPATEGKDSVSSPNTEIFPSPEGPSFPVCQDDEQASDILESLLPYLNRKEYDGNFRTLYDFSYSFINGMFYGFSEEEELVRFFRLAREAAKKAGMSWALARLCFLLGRLSVKKLKFSQARVYFEEALGAVAGGFSDLYFVIAIYTNLTGIYLTQKNKEKCTYILDKATSLLMGIPNYICSVDLESDILKYALKRSILKQNKYAEARACFLLTKHYSARRQHEEALPFLERFQLLLNDLDLQNNFSNNCYFKLAQLYNDKCLPHIVLSCIKVTSSQSSSTLMDSLKRIDLVTKNAPKLYGLRKLRQILPSQIAPYLIQALSSVFTNEQQGLCSTIYLSLANLYSHHKQYGKAIVYMMKALDSDVSGKPEETINYLISLAWLYILYRQYDVALAILNAVVDSSWSSPQQLGIAYNMLAITLKRTNNTKEAAESYYKALCLSEETNMTQNQAIALANFGALCLYSAASKLAEHYYIRAVKLFSKLPSKDCGQDFIQVLLQLGCYYVSGTQREKGRFYYEWAFLVAMEISHLESQLQAIKLLCQFYSTVVPNEAQCVVYNEYQLSLARKMSNKVLEGQILETISQLYLSLGTERAYRSALECTKRSLGIFIDLQKKEREAYAWLQAGKIYYVLRQNELVDLYIQVAQDAALHTGDPNIGMELFEAAGDIFFNGTWEKEKAVTFYRDRALPLAVETGNKTTELRLCNKLVGLLVTLKAYKESLEYAQASLMLSVSLGNQLNERIAYHRLAAIHHHLGHCELAEHFYLKALSLCSSPLEFEEETLYYVKVYLILGDIIFYDLKDPFDAAGYYHLALAAAMDLGNKKAQLKIYTRLAVIYHNFLVDREMSLFFYQRARTFATELNVRRINLAPDQYYKSS; this comes from the exons ATGGACACATTGCAAGATCAAATGG AGTGTTCTCAAAGAGAAAACTGCACAAATGTCAGTTTAAGAAACCTTCCCTGTCAAGCAGAGAATTTTCCAACTG ATATCTCCTTGAAGTTAATGATGGTAAGAAGGAAGAGTGGATGCCCTGATCCCAGACTCCAAAGACAGCTCAGAGGGCAGCTCCGTCTTCTGGAAAATGACAGCAGGGATGTGATGGCTGTTTTCAGT GAGCTATCTGCCAGACTGCTGTCTATTCATAGTGACCAAGATCTAATAGTGGTGACATTTAAAACTTCTGAAGAAATATGGAAGTTTCTAACCTACTACTCACTGG gtttTATAAATCATTGCATGGAGAATTTGCTTCTAGATCAATCTTTCTGGCTGTGTTCtcaagaggaggaagaaacagGTATTGAAGTCTGCATAAATGAAGAACCATTACATTTGATGTACAGAAGACTGCTAGTACAGGAAG gagcgttttttgttttatgtccTGACAATCTGATAAGAAAGAGAATGGCTACAGACAATGAAATAAACACTTATTTTGAGACTGGGGCTTTTACTGAAGATAAAACAGGTGGATCTGTGGACGGTGACACCACTGTGCTGTCTAATACTTCTCTGAAGCCTTTGATTCCTTTTCATCA ATGGTTTCTTAAAGGGTATTCTAACCCCATTGACTTCACATGCAAAGCTGAATCTAAATTGGTCAGAGAAGTTG CAATAGGATCTTGCCTAGCTGTGATGAATTATGAAAGTATTTTGTTGGAAGAGATGAATTTCCAGGAAGGGGATGAAATTGAGATCCTTGGCTACTTCATTGAATGCATGGAATGGTTTCTTGGAAGACATCCTGTTACTGGCCAAATAGGCTTTGTAAAGACAAGTCATGTTAAACTGGATGTTCCTAAAAATAA ACCACAAGACCTGAATTTTCTTGAAGCAGATGAgttatctttcttttcaaatgaaaaaaatttggaagaaGTGATACACTTGTTGAAAGAAACCTCCATCACAGATGTTTGTTCTGTGTATCGAGTAG aaaaattagaAGAAGCAGAATTTCAGCAAGCTCATGAAA AAATTCCATGTTCACATGAGAGTGTAGGATCCACTAACAAGAATGGCAAGATAGAAGAATTCCTAAAGAACTTCAAGACTTTGGAGGCTACCCAGGCAGAAGAGCCAGCTACTGAAGGAAAAGATTCTGTTAGCTCTCCAAATACAGAAATCTTTCCTTCACCTGAAGGACCTTCCTTCCCTGTATGTCAAGATGATGAGCAAGCCTCTGACATTTTGGAATCATTGTTACCCTACTTAAATAGGAAAGAGTATGATGGAAACTTCAGAACCCTGTATGATTTCTCTTACTCATTTATCAATGGCATGTTTTATGGGttttcagaagaagaagaacTGGTTAGGTTTTTTAGATTGGCAAgggaagcagcaaagaaagcaggAATGTCCTGGGCACTAGCAAGGCTCTGCTTTCTCTTAGGCAGGCTCAGTGttaaaaagctgaagttttccCAAGCTCGGGTGTATTTTGAGGAGGCATTGGGAGCAGTAGCTGGAGGGTTTAGTGATTTGTACTTTGTCATTGCTATCTATACAAATCTAACAGGCATCTACTTGAcacagaagaacaaagaaaaatgtacttATATTCTTGACAAGGCTACATCTCTTCTCATGGGAATTCCCAACTATATTTGCAGTGTTGACCTGGAGTCAGATATTTTAAAGTATGCTCTGAAGAGATCGattctgaagcaaaacaaatatgCAGAGGCAAGGGCATGTTTTCTCCTGACAAAACATTACAGTGCACGCAGACAGCATGAAGAGGCACTGCCATTCTTGGAAAGGTTTCAACTGTTGCTTAATGACCTGGATTTACAAAACAACTTTTCAAACAACTGTTACTTCAAGCTAGCACAGTTGTACAATGACAAGTGTTTACCACACATTGTATTAAGTTGCATAAAGGTTACCTCTTCCCAGAGCTCCAGTACATTAATGGATTCTTTGAAAAGGATTGATTTAGTCACCAAAAATGCTCCCAAGCTCTATGGCCTGAGAAAACTCAGGCAAATACTCCCATCCCAAATTGCACCTTATCTCATACAAGCCCTTTCCTCTGTATTTACTAATGAGCAGCAAGGACTATGCAGCACTATCTATCTTAGCTTAGCAAATCTGTACAGCCATCACAAACAGTATGGAAAAGCCATTGTTTACATGATGAAAGCTCTGGACTCTGATGTTTCTGGGAAGCCAGAGGAAACTATTAACTATTTAATCTCCCTTGCTTGGTTATACATTCTTTACAGGCAATATGATGTGGCTTTAGCCATTTTAAATGCTGTTGTAGATTCTTCATGGAGCAGCCCTCAACAACTAGGCATTGCTTACAACATGCTTGCTATCACTTTGAAAagaacaaacaacacaaaagaagctgctgaaagctaCTACAAAGCACTGTGTCTTTCAGAAGAGACCAACATGACCCAAAACCAAGCTATAGCCCTGGCTAATTTTGGGGCACTCTGTCTGTACTCAGCAGCCAGCAAGCTGGCAGAACACTATTACATCAGGGCAGTGAAGCTCTTCTCCAAACTTCCAAGTAAGGACTGTGGCCAAGATTTTATTCAAGTCCTCCTTCAGTTGGGATGTTACTATGTTAGTGGaactcaaagagaaaaaggcagattttaTTACGAATGGGCTTTTTTAGTTGCAATGGAGATAAGTCATCTGGAAA GTCAGCTACAAGCAATTAAACTGCTGTGTCAGTTCTACAGTACAGTTGTTCCCAATGAGGCTCAGTGTGTTGTCTACAATGAATATCAACTGTCTTTAGCTAGAAAGATGTCCAACAAGGTTCTGGAGGGACAAATTCTGGAAACCATTAGTCAGCTCTATTTATCCTTAGGAACAGAAAG GGCTTACAGGTCAGCTTTGGAATGTACCAAAAGAAGCCTTGGAATATTTATAGATCTccagaaaaaagagagagaggcaTATGCTTGGCTACAAGCAGGAAAGATTTATTATGTTCTGAGGCAGAATGAGCTTGTGGATCTTTATATTCAG GTTGCTCAGGATGCTGCTCTTCACACAGGTGATCCAAATATAGGAATGGAATTGTTTGAAGCTGCTGGAGACATATTTTTCAATGGTActtgggaaaaggagaaagcagtgaCTTTCTACAgg GACAGGGCTCTTCCACTTGCTGTTGAGACTGgcaacaaaaccacagaactCAGATTATGCAATAAACTGGTGGGATTGCTGGTGACTCTGAAGGCTTATAAGGAAAGTCTGGAATATGCACAAGCATCTCTTATGCTCAGTGTAAGTTTAG GAAATCAGCTAAATGAACGAATAGCTTACCATCGCCTGGCTGCCATACATCATCATTTGGGTCACTGTGAACTAGCTGAACACTTTTATTTAAAGGCCttgtccctctgctcctctcctctggaGTTTGAGGAAGAAACACTGTATTACGTCAAGGTGTACTTGATCTTAGGAGACATCATATTCTATGACCTTAAG GATCCCTTTGATGCAGCAGGCTATTATCATTTGGCACTCGCTGCTGCCATGGATCTGGGCAATAAAAAAGCTCAACTGAAGATTTACACAAGACTTGCAGTCATCTACCATAATTTCCTTGTGGATCGTGAAATGTCTCTCTTCTTCTATCAAAGGGCAAGAACCTTTGCAACTGAGCTGAATGTTAGGAGAATAAATCTTGCTCCTGATCAGTATTACAAGAGTTCATAA